The Corynebacterium renale genome includes a region encoding these proteins:
- a CDS encoding glycosyltransferase family 2 protein, with amino-acid sequence MNFADTWLIVPCYNEATVIGDVISQARETFPNIVAVNDGSHDGSDRKIHEAGAHLVNHPVNLGQGAAIQTGVEYARAQPGAQYFVTFDADGQHQVKDVVRMVQRLRDEPLDIIVGTRFGRPRSEDDQVPWIKRVVLQTVVKLSPRTKRLGLTDAHNGLRAFNKPFADALNLRMNGMSHASEFISVMDEGNWRVAEEPVDILYTEYSMSKGQSLINGVNILADNLVARRLP; translated from the coding sequence ATGAACTTTGCAGATACTTGGCTGATTGTGCCGTGCTACAACGAGGCGACCGTCATCGGTGACGTCATCTCCCAGGCGCGCGAAACTTTCCCCAACATTGTGGCGGTCAACGATGGCTCCCACGACGGTTCCGACCGGAAAATCCACGAAGCCGGCGCCCACCTGGTCAATCATCCAGTCAACCTGGGCCAGGGTGCCGCGATTCAGACCGGTGTCGAATACGCGCGAGCCCAACCCGGCGCCCAGTATTTCGTGACCTTCGACGCGGACGGCCAACACCAGGTCAAGGACGTCGTCCGCATGGTGCAACGGCTTCGCGACGAGCCCCTCGACATCATCGTGGGAACCCGATTCGGGCGGCCCCGCAGCGAGGACGACCAAGTTCCATGGATTAAGCGTGTGGTACTTCAGACCGTCGTGAAGCTATCGCCACGGACCAAGCGTCTCGGCCTCACCGACGCGCACAACGGGCTACGGGCCTTCAACAAACCCTTCGCCGACGCCCTCAACCTGCGGATGAACGGCATGAGTCACGCGTCCGAGTTCATCTCCGTCATGGACGAGGGTAACTGGCGGGTGGCGGAAGAGCCCGTCGACATCCTGTACACCGAATATTCCATGTCCAAGGGCCAGTCACTCATCAACGGGGTGAACATCCTGGCCGACAACCTCGTCGCCCGGAGGCTGCCATGA
- a CDS encoding DUF2304 domain-containing protein codes for MIFIIQALLIAATLAVAWYFFSHRGTAQSRASVKILAVVFVFVAIWAVLRPDDLTVVANWVGVARGTDLLLYGLIVAFMFTSLSTWVRFREQELRYARLARAVALKGAVRPTDDYPR; via the coding sequence ATGATTTTCATCATCCAAGCCCTGCTCATCGCCGCGACCCTGGCCGTGGCCTGGTACTTTTTCTCCCACCGCGGGACGGCACAGTCGCGGGCTAGCGTAAAAATCCTGGCCGTCGTGTTCGTCTTCGTGGCCATCTGGGCGGTACTACGCCCCGACGATCTCACCGTCGTCGCAAACTGGGTCGGCGTAGCGCGCGGCACCGACCTCCTCCTGTACGGCCTCATCGTGGCCTTCATGTTCACCAGCCTGTCCACCTGGGTGCGTTTCCGCGAACAAGAACTGCGTTACGCCCGCCTGGCACGTGCCGTCGCGCTGAAAGGGGCGGTCCGCCCGACCGACGACTACCCCCGGTAA
- a CDS encoding DsbA family protein translates to MPKQEISPEELHDDTTPAEDAEPKKKSLAGPIALAVAGAIVVGAGGYALGHNQAATAARAEQGAHIVGPSAWPDNIAKVHRRVEHDPFALGEVDAPVVMGMFSDFDCPFCVKFATETEGQLIDEYVRDGKLRIEWNDFAINGPTSVLAAEAGRAAAAQGAFWEFQSALYERANTDAPGKHPEFTLDQLIDIARDAGVSDIDAFRADIESGRFGADVMLANGYAAALGMNATPTFIINEQVVPGALPYEKFKEIIDGELEKAAPGE, encoded by the coding sequence ATGCCTAAGCAAGAAATCAGCCCCGAAGAACTTCACGACGACACCACACCCGCCGAAGACGCCGAGCCCAAAAAGAAAAGCCTCGCAGGCCCCATCGCCCTCGCGGTCGCTGGCGCAATCGTCGTCGGCGCCGGAGGCTACGCGCTAGGCCACAACCAGGCTGCCACCGCCGCCCGCGCCGAACAAGGCGCACACATTGTCGGCCCCTCCGCCTGGCCCGACAACATCGCCAAAGTCCACCGACGCGTCGAACACGACCCGTTCGCCCTCGGTGAGGTCGATGCGCCTGTGGTGATGGGCATGTTCTCCGACTTCGACTGCCCGTTCTGCGTCAAATTCGCCACCGAGACCGAGGGCCAGCTCATCGACGAATACGTCCGCGACGGCAAGCTACGCATCGAATGGAACGACTTCGCCATTAACGGCCCCACCTCAGTACTTGCCGCCGAAGCCGGCCGAGCCGCCGCCGCGCAAGGCGCGTTTTGGGAATTCCAGTCCGCCCTCTACGAGCGGGCCAACACCGACGCACCGGGCAAACACCCCGAATTCACCCTCGATCAGCTCATTGACATCGCCCGCGACGCCGGCGTCTCCGACATTGACGCCTTCCGCGCCGACATCGAATCCGGGCGCTTCGGCGCTGACGTGATGCTCGCAAACGGCTACGCCGCCGCCCTCGGAATGAACGCCACCCCGACCTTCATCATCAACGAGCAGGTTGTGCCCGGCGCGCTTCCTTACGAGAAGTTCAAGGAAATCATCGACGGCGAGCTAGAAAAAGCCGCGCCCGGCGAATAA
- a CDS encoding NAD-dependent epimerase/dehydratase family protein, with amino-acid sequence MKTLVTGGAGFIGSHLVDLLLAEGHDVVVIDDLSGGRLENLDDAFATHGHEKLTFIEGDLLDLDLDATLAAHQPEVIFHLAAQIDVRKSVADPIHDAELNILATIRLAEAARTNGVRKIVHTSSGGSIYGEPTEFPVAETTPVDPHSQYATSKVCGEIYLNTYRHLYGLECTFIAPANVYGPRQNPHGEAGVVAIFAGALLEGKPTKVFGGGNNTRDYVYVGDVARAFYLAAGADGNGERFNVGTAVETSDRELHSLVAAAVGAPDNPEDAPARLGDLPRSALSYAKAEKMLGWTPQVAIADGVKKTVEFFRDRL; translated from the coding sequence ATGAAAACTTTAGTTACTGGCGGTGCGGGCTTTATAGGATCCCACCTCGTAGACCTCCTTCTCGCAGAAGGCCATGACGTTGTAGTCATCGACGACCTCTCCGGCGGGCGCCTCGAAAACCTAGACGACGCCTTCGCCACCCACGGCCACGAAAAGCTCACCTTCATCGAAGGCGACCTCCTCGACCTCGACCTCGACGCCACCCTGGCCGCACACCAGCCCGAAGTCATCTTCCACCTCGCAGCGCAAATCGACGTCCGCAAATCCGTCGCAGACCCCATCCACGACGCTGAACTGAACATCCTGGCAACCATCCGCCTCGCCGAAGCCGCCCGCACCAACGGGGTCCGCAAGATCGTGCACACCTCCTCCGGCGGCTCCATCTACGGCGAGCCCACCGAATTCCCCGTCGCCGAAACCACCCCCGTCGACCCGCACTCCCAGTACGCGACCTCTAAGGTGTGCGGCGAAATCTACCTCAACACCTACCGCCACCTCTACGGCCTGGAATGCACGTTCATTGCGCCAGCCAACGTGTACGGCCCACGCCAAAACCCGCACGGCGAAGCCGGTGTCGTGGCCATCTTTGCCGGCGCACTCCTCGAAGGAAAGCCCACCAAAGTATTTGGCGGCGGTAACAACACCCGCGACTACGTCTACGTCGGCGACGTTGCGCGCGCCTTCTATCTGGCCGCAGGCGCAGACGGCAACGGTGAACGCTTCAACGTGGGCACCGCTGTCGAAACGTCCGACCGCGAACTTCACAGCCTCGTCGCCGCGGCCGTCGGGGCACCCGACAACCCCGAAGACGCACCCGCCCGCCTCGGCGACCTGCCACGATCCGCGCTCTCCTACGCGAAGGCTGAAAAGATGCTGGGCTGGACGCCCCAGGTCGCTATCGCAGATGGTGTGAAGAAGACCGTGGAGTTCTTCCGCGATCGCCTCTAG
- a CDS encoding HNH endonuclease signature motif containing protein, with protein MTKLGGLIEALADGLNFIKETTDRKALAQLGIPKALALKMERANKLFWGPTSHTRYQQRCRKSAELLDVHTLLVIAEKTKEIKGLTEQWKFCEELCAQDLDADGMRDFANARIKKIQPKIRAEKVAYRRHSNDMSSVTITAKNALIEDLRAQLTSVEDVEKLFDGGLLPKQKGRLLIVATAQEVERIFDGEEISVRMTNGAVISSKELLERTLDDEMYSVLFDPIGGPIDAFRSTRFATFLQRLFLAAKYPTCVWDDCRVPFSECEIHHVHPYAEGGDTNLDNEVPVCKHHNGVNDDKREGRPRGYLKFDKNGTIYRAFADPKEKE; from the coding sequence ATGACGAAACTCGGGGGGTTAATCGAAGCCCTGGCCGACGGCCTAAATTTCATCAAAGAGACCACTGACCGCAAAGCTTTGGCGCAATTGGGGATCCCCAAAGCGCTCGCGCTGAAAATGGAACGCGCCAACAAACTATTCTGGGGTCCCACTTCTCACACCCGCTACCAGCAAAGGTGCCGCAAGAGTGCGGAGCTTCTCGACGTCCACACGTTGCTCGTCATCGCCGAAAAGACCAAGGAAATCAAAGGCCTGACCGAGCAATGGAAGTTTTGCGAGGAACTCTGCGCCCAAGACCTCGACGCTGACGGAATGCGCGACTTCGCCAACGCCCGGATAAAGAAAATCCAGCCGAAAATACGCGCAGAAAAAGTGGCATACAGGCGTCATTCCAATGACATGAGCTCCGTAACCATCACTGCGAAAAACGCCCTCATCGAAGACTTACGAGCCCAGTTGACCAGCGTTGAGGACGTCGAGAAGCTGTTTGACGGCGGCCTCCTACCCAAGCAGAAGGGGCGACTGCTCATCGTTGCGACGGCGCAGGAGGTCGAGCGGATTTTTGACGGGGAAGAAATCTCCGTCCGCATGACTAACGGCGCGGTCATATCCAGCAAAGAGCTGCTCGAACGCACGCTAGACGACGAAATGTACTCCGTCCTCTTCGACCCCATCGGCGGGCCAATCGACGCGTTCCGATCCACCCGCTTCGCAACCTTCCTGCAACGACTCTTCCTCGCCGCCAAATACCCGACGTGCGTGTGGGACGACTGCCGCGTCCCATTCTCCGAATGCGAAATCCACCACGTCCACCCCTACGCCGAAGGCGGCGACACCAACCTGGACAACGAAGTCCCAGTCTGCAAGCACCACAACGGCGTCAACGACGACAAACGCGAAGGCCGGCCCCGCGGCTACCTAAAATTCGACAAAAACGGCACAATCTACCGCGCCTTCGCCGACCCGAAAGAAAAGGAGTAG
- a CDS encoding three-helix bundle dimerization domain-containing protein: MRYRIVKEDLHRDYDGSIDPATIDQVLAEEIAAAERDATVDTYLPITVERAARERLSALGEARPEILYASKNNAARAQLAYAITKHLAGDRVYVRTIGTESNNDVDPQVVAELERRGIDASALYTKDDVARTVHTADVVVLLGVSETPSLPGHRYETWDIRHPRDEVEISRAADFIEQKVRDLLVAQGLDRI; the protein is encoded by the coding sequence ATGCGTTACCGAATCGTGAAAGAAGACCTCCACCGCGACTACGACGGGTCCATCGACCCCGCCACCATCGACCAGGTGCTGGCCGAAGAGATCGCGGCCGCAGAGCGTGACGCCACCGTCGACACGTACCTGCCCATCACCGTAGAGCGCGCCGCCCGCGAACGGCTCAGCGCGCTCGGCGAAGCACGCCCAGAGATCCTGTACGCCTCCAAAAACAACGCCGCACGCGCGCAACTTGCCTACGCCATCACCAAGCACCTGGCCGGCGACCGCGTCTACGTGCGAACTATAGGCACCGAAAGCAACAACGACGTCGACCCGCAGGTCGTCGCCGAACTTGAACGCCGCGGCATCGACGCCAGCGCCCTGTACACCAAGGATGACGTCGCGCGCACCGTGCACACCGCCGACGTCGTGGTACTCCTTGGCGTGTCCGAAACCCCTAGTCTGCCCGGCCACCGGTACGAAACGTGGGACATCCGCCACCCGCGCGACGAAGTGGAGATCAGTCGCGCCGCCGATTTCATCGAGCAGAAGGTCCGGGACTTACTCGTAGCGCAGGGCCTCGATCGGATCTAG
- a CDS encoding ABC transporter permease, with protein MNLKDAIGLAFSSLRVNKLRAALTLLGVVIGITAVVGISTIGSALRVKTINDIENLGSADYNVQVHEKQEEGDEYNLSTSNLTSSDLLSEEDVDNLRARLGSRVNGIALQGSQLSGPMTSDASEDDASGEVLGVNADFQDVNNINVTTGRKLTDDDVAAARAVAVATEGVVDKLFRGNARAAIGSEVTVESGNNIASFTIVGVSKAPQTSGIVSGGYEPPTLYVPYTTANAAVGADTAFYQVGISVKKGVKPGQVKEMVDAFFSAKYSANEKATYKIWDNTEALNSVNQVLGAMTLAISAIAGIALLVGGIGVMNIMLVSVTERTREIGIRKALGASRGAIRLQFVIESMIICLVGGVIGILGGTALGVGLGLAVAQTVVAPPVSMIVVSLLFSLAIGLFFGSYPANKAAKLDPIEALRYE; from the coding sequence ATGAACCTGAAAGATGCGATAGGCCTCGCCTTCAGCAGCTTGCGCGTGAACAAACTGCGCGCTGCGTTGACACTGCTCGGCGTAGTTATTGGCATCACCGCGGTGGTGGGTATCTCCACCATCGGGTCGGCGCTGCGCGTAAAAACGATCAACGACATCGAAAACCTAGGTTCCGCCGACTACAACGTCCAGGTCCACGAAAAGCAAGAAGAAGGCGACGAATACAACCTTTCAACCAGCAACCTCACCAGCAGTGACCTGCTCAGCGAAGAAGACGTAGACAACTTACGCGCCCGACTAGGCAGCCGGGTCAACGGTATCGCGCTGCAGGGATCCCAACTTTCCGGCCCCATGACCAGCGACGCCAGTGAGGACGATGCGTCAGGTGAGGTCCTTGGCGTCAACGCTGACTTCCAGGACGTCAACAACATCAACGTGACCACTGGACGCAAGCTCACCGACGACGACGTAGCCGCCGCCAGGGCGGTCGCGGTGGCCACCGAAGGGGTCGTCGATAAGCTGTTTCGTGGCAACGCGCGCGCCGCCATCGGCTCAGAGGTGACTGTCGAATCCGGCAACAATATCGCCAGCTTCACCATCGTCGGAGTTTCGAAGGCCCCGCAAACCTCCGGGATCGTATCCGGCGGGTATGAACCACCGACCCTTTACGTGCCGTACACCACCGCAAACGCAGCAGTCGGCGCGGACACCGCCTTTTACCAGGTGGGGATCTCCGTGAAAAAAGGCGTGAAACCTGGGCAGGTCAAGGAGATGGTGGATGCCTTCTTCTCCGCGAAATACAGTGCTAACGAAAAGGCGACCTACAAGATTTGGGATAACACCGAAGCGCTCAACAGCGTGAACCAGGTGCTCGGTGCCATGACCCTGGCGATTTCGGCAATTGCGGGTATCGCGCTCCTCGTAGGTGGTATCGGGGTTATGAACATCATGCTGGTCTCCGTGACGGAGCGCACCCGAGAAATCGGTATCCGGAAAGCGCTCGGCGCGTCGCGCGGCGCAATCCGGCTGCAGTTCGTCATTGAATCGATGATTATCTGCCTCGTCGGTGGCGTGATCGGGATTCTCGGTGGCACGGCGCTAGGCGTGGGCCTGGGGCTCGCGGTCGCGCAGACGGTTGTGGCGCCGCCCGTCTCGATGATCGTTGTGAGCCTGCTATTCTCGCTGGCTATTGGGCTCTTCTTTGGGTCTTACCCGGCGAATAAGGCCGCCAAGCTAGATCCGATCGAGGCCCTGCGCTACGAGTAA
- a CDS encoding ABC transporter ATP-binding protein, producing the protein MTPVVDIRDITKTFNIGTPNELTVLHGVDLRIERGELLAIVGASGSGKSTLMNIIGLLDRPTTGSYLLSGEDVSGLDDDALAGLRSRKIGFVFQNFNLIGRISAKANVELPMMYAGMPSRERSERAAELLAQVGMGERMEHSPAELSGGQRQRVAIARALANDPDLILADEPTGALDTATGDMVMELFHELHQERGTTIAVITHNPELADECERTLVMRDGVLGS; encoded by the coding sequence ATGACGCCGGTCGTCGACATCCGTGACATCACGAAGACGTTCAACATCGGCACCCCCAACGAACTCACCGTGCTGCACGGCGTAGACCTGCGCATCGAACGCGGTGAACTGCTGGCCATCGTCGGCGCGTCCGGGTCGGGCAAATCCACGCTCATGAACATCATCGGGCTCCTCGACCGGCCCACCACCGGCAGCTATCTGCTCTCCGGCGAAGATGTTTCCGGGCTTGACGACGACGCCCTAGCCGGCCTCCGGTCACGCAAAATCGGGTTCGTCTTCCAAAACTTCAACCTCATCGGGCGTATCAGCGCAAAAGCCAACGTCGAACTGCCCATGATGTACGCCGGGATGCCGTCCCGCGAGCGCAGCGAACGCGCCGCCGAACTCCTAGCGCAAGTCGGTATGGGCGAACGCATGGAACACTCGCCCGCCGAACTCTCCGGCGGCCAACGCCAGCGCGTCGCTATCGCCCGCGCCCTGGCCAACGACCCCGACCTCATCCTCGCCGACGAACCCACCGGCGCCCTCGACACAGCCACCGGGGACATGGTCATGGAACTCTTCCACGAACTCCACCAGGAACGCGGCACCACAATCGCGGTGATTACCCACAACCCAGAACTCGCCGACGAGTGCGAACGCACCCTGGTCATGCGCGACGGGGTGCTTGGCTCATGA
- a CDS encoding HlyD family efflux transporter periplasmic adaptor subunit, protein MATEKHSRWKKISIIVAIIVVLVLALTWACTRGAKSANIVPTADVVTLEQGELETTVPISGTVASARTAGLYTNLSVPVAEVPVKVGDRVTADQIVARLDAAQLQRELDKQSADFTNQYQQGQQAVTQAQNKLSQLNDALTSGLNTEINAAHATARQANNAFEDAQRAAQNAAPQDAKVRDSLAALNTARDTLDSARRASLRASGAVVDAAEGGVAESTALGDAIAAEDAANRALEKAKADHQDVLRATSEEAAKAARAADEAWAAKNDADIAVAAAELNAHNQISDAQDALNAAQQTADAGSRAAAVGVEQLRVDLDNATVRAPFAGVVSSVSAQPGQPASGALLTVVDDSRLTLTAALKEADLSKVKTGDKVRFTTPATGRTEFTGVVRTISPVASAPEAPASTSGNQSGGQGTQQVTFPVEIEVTGKTEGLRVGASAKIRVITGQEKNTLTVPRDAVLDEPDGSHAVLVISGDENAEVGAVEKRPVEVGIANDVNIAVSGDIKPGERVLARAAEYAHLAGHDAIITTMEGQ, encoded by the coding sequence GTGGCTACTGAAAAACATTCCCGCTGGAAGAAAATCAGCATCATCGTCGCAATCATCGTGGTACTCGTCCTCGCGTTGACGTGGGCGTGCACGCGCGGTGCAAAGTCGGCGAATATTGTGCCGACGGCTGACGTCGTCACGCTCGAACAGGGCGAGCTTGAAACCACCGTACCCATTTCCGGGACGGTCGCCTCAGCGCGCACGGCCGGTCTCTACACGAACCTGAGCGTCCCAGTCGCGGAGGTCCCAGTCAAAGTCGGCGACCGGGTCACCGCCGACCAAATCGTCGCCCGTCTTGACGCCGCCCAGCTGCAGCGCGAACTGGACAAGCAATCCGCCGACTTCACCAACCAGTACCAGCAGGGACAACAGGCCGTCACCCAGGCGCAGAACAAGCTCAGCCAGCTTAACGACGCCCTGACCTCCGGCCTGAACACCGAAATCAACGCCGCCCACGCGACGGCCCGCCAAGCGAACAACGCCTTCGAAGACGCCCAGCGCGCTGCACAGAACGCCGCGCCCCAGGACGCCAAAGTGCGCGACAGCCTCGCCGCCCTCAACACAGCACGCGACACCCTCGACTCTGCGCGCCGGGCCAGCCTGCGCGCCTCCGGCGCAGTCGTGGACGCCGCCGAAGGTGGGGTTGCCGAATCCACCGCACTCGGTGACGCAATCGCCGCCGAAGACGCCGCAAACCGGGCATTAGAGAAGGCAAAGGCCGACCACCAAGACGTGCTGCGCGCCACCTCCGAAGAGGCGGCAAAAGCTGCTCGCGCCGCCGATGAAGCGTGGGCCGCGAAGAATGACGCCGACATCGCCGTCGCAGCCGCAGAACTCAACGCGCACAACCAAATCTCCGACGCCCAGGACGCCCTCAACGCCGCCCAACAGACCGCCGACGCTGGCTCCCGGGCCGCCGCCGTAGGCGTTGAACAGCTGCGCGTCGATTTAGACAATGCCACGGTCCGCGCCCCATTCGCCGGCGTGGTATCCAGTGTGAGCGCGCAGCCCGGCCAACCTGCCTCTGGCGCGCTGCTGACGGTTGTGGATGATTCCCGGCTGACCCTCACCGCCGCGCTCAAGGAAGCTGACCTGTCAAAGGTAAAAACCGGTGATAAGGTCCGCTTCACGACGCCAGCAACCGGCCGCACCGAATTCACCGGCGTGGTCCGCACCATCAGCCCCGTCGCATCCGCCCCCGAGGCACCCGCGTCGACGTCCGGTAACCAGAGCGGTGGCCAGGGCACGCAGCAGGTGACGTTCCCCGTCGAAATTGAAGTCACGGGCAAGACCGAGGGGCTGCGCGTGGGTGCGTCGGCGAAGATTCGGGTCATTACCGGTCAGGAGAAGAACACGCTCACCGTCCCCCGCGACGCTGTCCTCGATGAGCCGGATGGCAGCCACGCCGTACTGGTCATTAGCGGCGACGAGAACGCGGAGGTAGGAGCCGTCGAGAAGCGCCCTGTCGAGGTAGGTATCGCCAACGACGTCAACATCGCAGTCTCTGGTGACATCAAGCCCGGCGAACGCGTACTGGCACGCGCCGCCGAGTACGCGCACCTTGCGGGCCACGACGCCATCATCACCACGATGGAGGGCCAATAA
- a CDS encoding ABC transporter permease, whose amino-acid sequence MGIKEAVALAWASLRINRLRSVLTLLGVIIGIMAVISISMLGDALRLRTLHDVETLGMADFQLTIEARAATTSNADDYNLGGDIIAGDLLTENDLDILRDDLGDQIRGVSAYGPILDVTTLSIGAEAIEATVLGVNEDFAEVNNVVFLAGRGVLSSDIGAGERVITVPEEALPDGLTPQTALGQSVTVDVSGTSVAFTIVGVTRAPQIAGGLVNPDAAPRAHVPYTTLAGLLGAPPAFRSVGVSLARGADADVAHTQLVRLADALYADNPYAYARVYDYTANFERISGIVTLITWVMSAIAAIALLVAGIGVMNIMLVSITERTREIGVRKALGATQRAIAAQFVIEAMVICAFGGVIGVVAGLGCGFTAAAAMGVSIGVPLVEAAAAVAFAAVIGLLFGAYPAVKAGQLDPIVALRYE is encoded by the coding sequence ATGGGAATTAAAGAAGCCGTCGCCCTGGCCTGGGCGAGCCTGCGCATCAACCGGCTCCGATCCGTGCTCACACTGCTGGGCGTGATCATCGGAATCATGGCCGTCATCTCCATCTCCATGCTTGGCGACGCCCTCCGGCTGCGCACCCTCCACGACGTAGAAACTCTCGGCATGGCCGACTTCCAACTCACCATCGAAGCGCGCGCCGCAACCACCTCCAACGCCGACGACTACAACCTCGGCGGCGACATCATCGCCGGAGACCTGCTCACCGAAAACGACCTCGACATTCTCCGCGACGACCTAGGCGACCAGATTCGCGGCGTCTCCGCCTACGGGCCCATCCTCGACGTCACCACACTTTCCATCGGTGCGGAGGCCATCGAAGCGACCGTGCTCGGCGTCAACGAAGACTTCGCCGAAGTCAACAACGTGGTATTTCTTGCCGGGCGTGGTGTCCTCAGCAGCGACATTGGCGCCGGTGAGCGCGTCATCACCGTGCCTGAGGAAGCCCTGCCCGACGGCCTGACGCCCCAGACCGCACTGGGGCAGAGCGTCACCGTCGACGTATCCGGCACCAGCGTCGCCTTCACCATCGTCGGCGTGACGCGTGCGCCCCAAATCGCCGGCGGCCTCGTCAACCCCGACGCCGCGCCGCGCGCCCACGTCCCCTACACCACGCTAGCCGGGCTACTCGGCGCGCCGCCCGCCTTCCGCTCGGTGGGGGTCTCCCTGGCCCGCGGTGCCGACGCCGACGTCGCCCACACCCAGCTCGTGCGGCTCGCCGACGCGCTTTACGCCGACAATCCCTACGCGTACGCACGCGTCTACGACTACACCGCCAACTTCGAGCGCATCAGTGGCATCGTCACCCTCATCACGTGGGTCATGTCCGCGATTGCCGCGATTGCGTTGCTCGTTGCGGGCATCGGAGTGATGAACATCATGTTAGTTTCCATCACCGAACGAACCCGCGAGATTGGGGTGCGCAAAGCACTCGGGGCCACGCAGCGCGCAATCGCCGCCCAATTCGTCATCGAAGCCATGGTGATTTGCGCATTCGGCGGGGTCATCGGCGTTGTCGCCGGCCTGGGGTGCGGGTTTACGGCCGCCGCGGCCATGGGCGTGAGCATCGGCGTGCCACTCGTCGAAGCGGCGGCAGCCGTTGCGTTCGCGGCTGTGATTGGCCTGTTATTTGGTGCATACCCCGCTGTGAAAGCTGGACAATTAGACCCAATCGTCGCGTTGCGCTATGAATAA
- a CDS encoding efflux RND transporter periplasmic adaptor subunit, whose product MKKRAVVLSTAVVVVIIAVLGVFLIPILFRGETVDAADVSTAHSENGGLTLNLTGQVDSRTKAAVYPEVEAPVTRITVVAGDRVQEGQVVAVLDTSKQELEAQSKAAEAQTRRVEGDVEQRRAQENLARITKEVQEGNHPDQVSAGRAVRDAEAAIAAANTEAKAAEVAGDPVAEAAAKQRAGQAQRALDDAQRNAQLVAERLRQEVANAQKNANDTAAVVSARQAQASTELQKTQITGDPSEVRAPFGGVVGEVLATAGQPAVGALLTIIDDSAIVVHTSVRDVDVAAVRPGMKERFTTSATGNREFTGVVEQVSPVSGTVASRSEDATGRPYFPVQIRPDGDVEPLLVGAVATIELVVEEPGADADPDLVLVPAGAVADGSVLVLGPGQVVERRQVTPLTTQGARIEVRGDIRAGEQVLENPQRYAGLVGKPVTIHGN is encoded by the coding sequence GTGAAGAAGCGCGCTGTTGTGCTTTCCACCGCGGTGGTTGTGGTGATCATCGCTGTACTCGGGGTCTTCCTCATACCCATCCTGTTCCGCGGGGAGACAGTGGACGCCGCCGACGTGTCCACGGCGCACAGTGAGAACGGGGGACTCACTCTCAACTTGACGGGGCAGGTGGATTCGCGCACCAAGGCGGCCGTGTACCCGGAGGTGGAGGCCCCGGTCACGCGCATCACGGTGGTCGCCGGCGACCGGGTGCAAGAAGGCCAGGTCGTTGCCGTTCTGGACACGTCGAAGCAGGAGCTGGAGGCACAATCGAAAGCCGCGGAGGCGCAGACCCGCCGCGTGGAAGGCGATGTGGAGCAGCGTCGCGCCCAGGAAAACCTTGCCCGCATCACGAAGGAGGTGCAGGAGGGTAATCACCCGGATCAGGTCAGTGCGGGGCGTGCTGTCCGCGACGCGGAGGCTGCGATTGCTGCGGCGAATACGGAAGCTAAGGCGGCTGAAGTCGCCGGGGATCCGGTGGCGGAAGCGGCGGCGAAGCAGCGGGCTGGCCAGGCGCAGCGCGCCCTCGACGACGCGCAGCGTAACGCGCAGCTCGTCGCCGAGCGTTTGCGCCAGGAGGTGGCGAACGCGCAGAAGAACGCGAACGATACTGCCGCGGTGGTGTCTGCTCGCCAGGCGCAGGCGTCTACGGAGTTGCAGAAGACGCAGATTACAGGCGATCCCAGTGAGGTGCGCGCCCCGTTTGGCGGGGTCGTGGGCGAGGTTCTGGCCACTGCGGGGCAGCCGGCTGTGGGAGCACTGCTGACGATCATCGACGATTCCGCCATCGTCGTGCACACGAGCGTCCGCGACGTCGATGTGGCAGCCGTGCGCCCCGGCATGAAGGAACGCTTCACGACGTCCGCGACCGGGAACCGCGAATTTACCGGTGTTGTCGAGCAGGTGTCGCCGGTCAGCGGGACGGTGGCGTCGAGAAGCGAAGACGCGACCGGGCGCCCCTACTTTCCCGTGCAGATTCGGCCTGACGGGGACGTGGAGCCGCTGCTCGTCGGCGCGGTTGCCACGATTGAACTCGTCGTGGAGGAACCTGGCGCCGACGCCGACCCCGACCTCGTGCTAGTGCCCGCCGGCGCCGTCGCGGACGGTTCCGTGCTGGTCCTGGGGCCCGGCCAGGTGGTGGAACGCCGCCAGGTGACGCCGCTGACCACGCAGGGCGCACGCATCGAGGTGCGTGGCGACATCCGGGCGGGCGAACAGGTCCTGGAGAACCCGCAGCGGTACGCGGGGCTCGTCGGCAAGCCTGTGACCATCCATGGGAATTAA